The Candidatus Scalindua japonica sequence CCTTTAGCAATGTACGAAGAGAGTTCATTGAGGTTTCCTATTGCAAAGGAAAGAAATTCCTGGTCACTTATTTCGTCACTGAGTATTTGCTCATACGTTCTAAATGCGGTTTCAACATCTATCTTACCATTGCTGAGCGATGAAACAATCTCCGCTAATTTTGATATGCAATCCGGTGAAATTGGGTGGAAGTAGGCTCTCTCATCAGGTTGGTCCCAATCAGATTTTGTTATCATCTGGCTATCCCTCTTTTTTTTCAGTTAACAGATCGTTTTTGGTAAACTTTATCCAATTATTTAACCATTTTAATTATTGAGCCTGCGCATAAACTCGACTCGAATAAAACATGCGTACTCTTTATAGTATATTAATAGTTCATTAGTACCATATGTGGCGTTGCATGTGGTTTCATCCTTCTCTATAATGGGACTTATACGTCTGCTCTATTAATTATCTGAATAAATTCCCGGTTGAGTATGTATGGTTGACATTCCGATTGTTCTTAGATATCGTCTCTTTGTCATCCTTTTTCAATCGCCCTTCCACCGTTGGTCATTAAGGATATAAGCTATGTCTGTATTACCGTACGCTCCTCGCAGACAGTGCTATGCATCTATATCTTCCAGGTCTTCTGAAACAAAAGTCAGCCGTTTAGTTGTTTATTTTGGGTACTATATTGATTATAATTTAACGAATCCTTATTATCTACTAAATTGTGTGATAGCAATTACATATGATTTATTTATAAAAACAGGTTGACTGTTGTGTAATAATAGTTATTATTTAACAATCACTGTTGTTAATATTCTGTTTTAAGTTTACTATTTTTAAAAAGGAGGAAATTAGTATATGTCAATTATGTCAGAAGCATACATGAAGATGTACCCTATGGAAGCGAAAGATAAAAAAGCATCCGGTAAGCCGACAGCGGTACTGGATATTCCAGAATTTAAAAAAGCGTGGGACCTTCACCGGGAGACGAGTATTGATATTGTTAAGCGCTTTGAGTATATGGCCCAGTGTGTCGGTTTCACTGATAAAGATACAGAGGCGATTAAAGAATCATCGGATATAATTGCCGCAAACTTGAAAACAATCCTTGATCATATTTATTATGAAAAACTGATTACTGACCCATGGTTGTCCAGGTGGTTCAGGGATGAAACAGGGAAGATTTCCAGGCAATATGTTGACGTTCGAAGGGCAAAGCAGCAGAAGTTTCTTCTTCGGATATTGGAGTGCAAATGGGATGAAGATTTTTTAAACCATGTTCGATGGGTTGGTGCTATACATGTACCTACATTCGGGTTGGAGGAAATGTATATACCTATGAGATTGAATATCGCACTCTGGGGTTATATCCATCAATATTTGTTTAACCTGTTTGCTGAGGAGCTGAGGAGTGACCCTGATAAGTTACGTCGAATTACGACTGCCTGGACAAAGCTCTTCTGGTTGGTTATCGATCTTTACCATATCGAATATTTGCCTTCATGGATGTAATGATTATGGTGTTATAAATTTTCTGTTCCCGCCCGGACATCATATTGATCCGGGCGGGTGATAATTTTATAGCAAGCGTGGTTGATTATTGCGACTTTTTCAGTTTTAAATAATGTGATAAATTTGATTTTTTATTTATTACCGGAGTGATTTTTCCTTTGCTTGATGTGAGTATTGTCATTACACCAGGGCCATGGCCGGCGATTACACAGTCTGAATGAACAATGATACCTATTGAAATGGCGTCCGTCTTGTAGATTCTTCCATAGGTGTGGTCTGCGTCAGAAATAGCTACGAAATCACCAAATCGTAGTGTTCCAAGTCCGAATTTCTTAACAATTTTTTCATCAAACATCTGGATGTCATAATCTCCTGAATAGCTATGGTTTGAGCCTAGTCCGGACCCCATAATTGCTGCCGGTACTATATGGGTTACAGGAAATTTTATAGTGCCTTTCGACTCTTTTGCGGGTATCTTTGATAAGAGGCTGGGAGAGATGTTCATTATGTGTATGTCCGGATAATAGTTTGACAATACCAATCCTGTGCCATATGCCTTAATCTGCATCTTATCACCGACTACCATCTTTTCAAGTACCTTTGTTGGAAAATCTACTATCACATGTTCTATGCC is a genomic window containing:
- a CDS encoding protoglobin family protein produces the protein MSIMSEAYMKMYPMEAKDKKASGKPTAVLDIPEFKKAWDLHRETSIDIVKRFEYMAQCVGFTDKDTEAIKESSDIIAANLKTILDHIYYEKLITDPWLSRWFRDETGKISRQYVDVRRAKQQKFLLRILECKWDEDFLNHVRWVGAIHVPTFGLEEMYIPMRLNIALWGYIHQYLFNLFAEELRSDPDKLRRITTAWTKLFWLVIDLYHIEYLPSWM
- a CDS encoding DUF4438 domain-containing protein, which produces MIKTNEKKLVMQSVTGQISSPTFANTPYVISADGKPLVLPSVGGITYNVRTGDPAIGWAADHVEPGVSITNTEKPTGSWSPNAGLNTLACAGNEVKVVSGDAKGAKGFVTGKHGGIEHVIVDFPTKVLEKMVVGDKMQIKAYGTGLVLSNYYPDIHIMNISPSLLSKIPAKESKGTIKFPVTHIVPAAIMGSGLGSNHSYSGDYDIQMFDEKIVKKFGLGTLRFGDFVAISDADHTYGRIYKTDAISIGIIVHSDCVIAGHGPGVMTILTSSKGKITPVINKKSNLSHYLKLKKSQ